Proteins from a genomic interval of Cupriavidus pauculus:
- a CDS encoding alpha/beta fold hydrolase — protein MLCQPRIRPIPAVALAAVVAVTALAGCASPSASPSAGASASPSAAARPQWQRVHLGTGAGYDFPVYANHALGGDLRGIREVVFVQHGLQRNGDDYYEAGAALLKASGRNPDEVLLIAPNFPGTPDAAKRFDNMPVWTVQGWIGGEDAVSGPGAGVSSLQVLDDLLAYVTDRQRLPMVRKVTVAGHSGGAQIVHRYAVLNNVDEKVRASGIDLRYVVANPSSYLYFTPDRPVAPDYRRFAPYSTATCADYDKYRYGMRDMVAYARGADGMTLYRRYMQRQVTYLVGSEDNDPNHRVLDKACGAEAEGPTRLQRARAYWRYEQVLAGPGQASAHRSMEVVGVGHDQARMFGSQCGAQAVFGMDPAANASGAACRAPQP, from the coding sequence ATGCTTTGCCAACCCCGCATCCGACCGATTCCGGCCGTGGCGCTCGCCGCCGTGGTGGCCGTCACCGCGCTGGCCGGCTGCGCGAGCCCGTCCGCCAGCCCCTCGGCAGGCGCGTCCGCAAGCCCGTCCGCTGCGGCCAGGCCGCAATGGCAGCGCGTGCACCTGGGCACGGGCGCCGGCTACGACTTCCCGGTCTATGCCAACCACGCGCTCGGCGGCGACCTGCGCGGCATCCGCGAGGTGGTGTTCGTCCAGCACGGGCTGCAGCGCAATGGTGACGACTACTACGAAGCCGGCGCGGCGCTGCTCAAGGCCAGCGGCCGGAATCCGGACGAGGTGCTGCTGATCGCGCCGAACTTCCCCGGCACGCCGGACGCGGCCAAGCGCTTCGACAACATGCCGGTGTGGACGGTGCAGGGCTGGATCGGCGGCGAGGACGCGGTGTCGGGGCCCGGCGCTGGTGTGAGTTCGCTGCAGGTGCTGGACGATCTGCTGGCCTACGTCACCGACCGCCAGCGGCTGCCGATGGTCCGCAAGGTCACCGTGGCCGGCCATTCGGGCGGCGCGCAGATCGTGCACCGCTACGCGGTGCTCAACAACGTGGACGAAAAGGTGCGCGCGTCGGGCATCGACCTGCGCTACGTGGTGGCCAATCCGTCGTCGTACCTGTACTTCACGCCGGACCGGCCCGTGGCGCCCGACTACCGGCGCTTTGCGCCGTACAGCACCGCCACCTGCGCCGATTACGACAAGTACCGCTACGGCATGCGCGACATGGTGGCGTACGCCCGGGGCGCGGACGGCATGACGCTCTATCGGCGCTACATGCAGCGGCAGGTGACGTACCTGGTGGGCAGCGAGGACAACGACCCGAACCATCGCGTGCTGGACAAGGCGTGCGGCGCCGAGGCCGAAGGTCCCACGCGGCTGCAGCGCGCGCGGGCGTACTGGCGCTACGAGCAGGTGCTGGCGGGGCCGGGGCAGGCCAGCGCGCACCGGTCGATGGAAGTGGTGGGCGTGGGCCACGACCAGGCGCGCATGTTCGGATCGCAATGCGGCGCGCAGGCCGTTTTCGGCATGGACCCGGCCGCCAACGCCAGCGGCGCCGCCTGCCGCGCGCCGCAGCCCTGA
- the ligD gene encoding DNA ligase D, with product MAKTASATRPASRKPADAALGKYQDMRDFGATPEPSGKTARGRRAAANGAHAFVIQKHAARRLHYDFRLELDGTLKSWAVPKGPSFDPADKRMAVHVEDHPLDYADFEGVIPAGHYGAGTVIVWDRGVWIPDEDPEAGYRAGKLKFELRGEKLQGHWTLVRMGGRKARDDNAWLLIKERDAFARPASEFDVVEAMPDSVLAGTARPGKKKAGAAKADAKAKPARGKRTAAIELPEKANPAALPLALTPQLATLVEAPPADPTAWQYEIKFDGYRIVARIDGDDVRLFTRNGHDWTSKLRPLAAEIAGLGWPDGWLDGEIVVVDAQGITDFQALQNAFETAHAEAIQFYAFDLPYYAGHDLRAVPLAERRALLYRLLADHKSGRVRFSDNFEGDPKDMLDAACRMKLEGIIGKRADAPYVSTRAGTWIKLKCQNRQEFVIGGYTDPKGSRNGLGSLLLGLHDPDGKLRYVGNVGTGFDTAMLDALRKQLDGLAADKTPFDPLPRGIKGHWVKPKLVAEVTFGAWTREGRIRHSVFHALRTDKPASAVTLEKPAKPADKAPKAAAKAAAKTATGRKTSGKTAIGNVAVSHADRVIDKSTGLTKGDLVTYYARAAALMLPHLKGRPLALVRAPAGIDGEQFFQRHGDTLKLKGVRALDPALWPGHPPLLEITGADAIVEAAQLNVVEFHTWNALARNIGKPDQIVFDIDPGEGVTWREIQEAATLVKAMLDELGLQGFLKTSGGKGLHVVVPLAARAGWDEVRDFSQDVVNHMASTIPDRFVAKSGPRNRVGKIFIDYLRNGVGATTAAAFSARARPGLGVSIPVSWDELDDLTGAAQWTIANVEDRLAELARHDPWAGHDKVRQTLTRARKLLGDG from the coding sequence ATGGCCAAGACCGCCTCCGCCACCCGCCCCGCCTCCCGCAAGCCGGCCGACGCCGCCCTGGGCAAGTACCAGGACATGCGCGACTTCGGCGCCACGCCCGAGCCCAGCGGCAAGACCGCGCGCGGGCGCCGCGCGGCGGCCAACGGCGCCCACGCGTTCGTCATCCAGAAGCACGCGGCCCGGCGGCTGCACTACGACTTCCGGCTGGAACTCGACGGCACGCTCAAGAGCTGGGCCGTGCCCAAGGGCCCGAGCTTCGACCCCGCCGACAAGCGCATGGCCGTGCATGTGGAAGACCACCCGCTCGACTACGCCGATTTCGAGGGCGTGATTCCGGCCGGCCATTACGGCGCGGGCACCGTCATCGTCTGGGACCGGGGCGTCTGGATTCCGGACGAAGACCCGGAGGCCGGCTACCGCGCCGGCAAGCTCAAGTTCGAACTGCGCGGCGAAAAGCTGCAGGGGCACTGGACGCTGGTGCGCATGGGCGGCCGCAAGGCGCGCGACGACAACGCCTGGCTGCTGATCAAGGAGCGCGACGCCTTTGCGCGGCCAGCGTCCGAATTCGACGTGGTCGAGGCCATGCCCGACAGCGTGCTGGCCGGCACGGCCAGGCCGGGCAAGAAGAAAGCCGGCGCCGCCAAGGCCGACGCCAAGGCCAAGCCCGCGCGCGGCAAGCGCACCGCCGCCATCGAACTGCCCGAAAAGGCGAATCCGGCCGCGCTGCCGCTGGCGCTGACGCCGCAACTGGCCACGCTGGTCGAAGCCCCGCCGGCCGACCCCACCGCGTGGCAGTACGAGATCAAGTTCGATGGCTACCGCATCGTGGCCCGCATCGACGGCGACGACGTGCGGCTGTTCACGCGCAACGGGCACGACTGGACGTCGAAACTGCGCCCGCTGGCGGCCGAGATTGCCGGCCTGGGCTGGCCCGACGGCTGGCTCGACGGCGAGATCGTGGTCGTGGACGCCCAGGGCATCACCGATTTCCAGGCACTGCAGAACGCCTTCGAGACCGCCCACGCCGAGGCCATCCAGTTCTACGCGTTCGACCTGCCCTACTACGCCGGCCACGACCTGCGCGCCGTGCCGCTGGCCGAGCGCCGCGCGCTGCTGTACCGGCTGCTGGCCGACCACAAGTCCGGCCGGGTGCGCTTCAGCGACAACTTCGAGGGCGACCCGAAAGACATGCTGGACGCGGCCTGCCGCATGAAGCTCGAAGGCATCATCGGCAAGCGCGCCGATGCGCCGTACGTCAGTACGCGCGCCGGCACGTGGATCAAGCTCAAGTGCCAGAACCGCCAGGAATTCGTGATCGGCGGCTACACCGATCCCAAGGGCAGCCGCAACGGGCTGGGGTCGCTGCTGCTGGGCCTGCACGATCCGGACGGCAAGCTGCGCTACGTGGGCAACGTGGGCACCGGCTTCGACACGGCCATGCTGGACGCGCTGCGCAAGCAACTGGACGGGCTGGCCGCCGACAAGACCCCGTTCGACCCGCTGCCGCGCGGCATCAAGGGCCACTGGGTCAAGCCCAAGCTGGTGGCCGAGGTCACGTTTGGCGCCTGGACCCGCGAGGGCCGCATCCGCCACTCGGTCTTCCATGCGCTGCGCACGGACAAGCCAGCATCCGCCGTGACGCTGGAAAAACCGGCCAAGCCCGCCGACAAGGCGCCGAAGGCGGCGGCCAAGGCAGCCGCAAAGACGGCAACTGGCCGCAAGACGTCCGGCAAGACCGCCATCGGCAACGTGGCCGTCAGCCATGCGGACCGCGTGATCGACAAATCCACCGGGCTGACCAAGGGCGACCTGGTCACCTATTACGCCCGCGCCGCCGCGCTGATGCTGCCGCACCTGAAGGGCCGGCCGCTGGCACTGGTACGGGCGCCGGCCGGCATCGACGGCGAGCAGTTCTTCCAGCGCCACGGCGACACGCTGAAGCTGAAAGGCGTGCGGGCGCTGGACCCGGCGCTCTGGCCCGGCCACCCGCCGCTGCTGGAAATCACCGGCGCCGACGCCATCGTCGAGGCCGCGCAGCTGAACGTCGTGGAATTCCACACCTGGAACGCGCTGGCGCGCAATATCGGCAAGCCGGACCAGATCGTGTTCGACATCGACCCCGGCGAGGGCGTGACCTGGCGCGAGATCCAGGAAGCCGCCACGCTGGTCAAGGCCATGCTCGACGAACTGGGCCTGCAGGGCTTTCTGAAGACCAGCGGCGGCAAGGGCCTGCACGTGGTGGTGCCGCTGGCCGCGCGGGCCGGCTGGGACGAGGTGCGCGACTTCTCGCAGGACGTGGTGAACCACATGGCCAGCACGATTCCGGACCGCTTTGTAGCAAAGAGCGGCCCCCGCAACCGCGTTGGCAAGATTTTCATCGATTACCTGCGCAACGGTGTCGGCGCTACCACGGCGGCCGCATTTTCGGCGCGCGCCCGGCCCGGCCTGGGCGTCTCGATCCCGGTGAGCTGGGACGAGTTGGACGACCTGACCGGCGCCGCCCAGTGGACCATCGCCAACGTCGAAGACCGGCTGGCCGAACTGGCCCGCCACGACCCCTGGGCCGGCCACGACAAGGTTCGCCAGACGCTGACGCGCGCCCGCAAGCTGCTCGGCGACGGCTGA
- a CDS encoding LysR family transcriptional regulator has translation MELRHLRYFLAVAETGSVTRAAEQLGIQQPPLSQQLKALEAELGVTLFERQPRGVTLTPAGAALHADAVDLFARIDQMRARMARMARGDEGSLAIGFTSSAAAHKLTPEVLRACRRQFPRVALSLTECNAAEAIERLADGTLNAALLRAPVQHPEGVRFDLLLEEEMVIALPLDHALLRRRALRGQAATAPVSLKELASDPFILVRRPGAPGMYGDLLRECEALGFTPRIGAEVERMLTNLNLVAAGAGVSVVPASMAGLNRHGVAYCRMVEADRLRAPLTLGYREGQDDAALAALVALTHRIAARHRKKGQDDA, from the coding sequence ATGGAGCTCAGACACCTGCGCTACTTCCTGGCCGTGGCCGAGACCGGATCGGTCACGCGCGCCGCCGAACAGCTCGGCATCCAGCAGCCGCCGCTGTCGCAGCAGCTCAAGGCGCTGGAGGCCGAGCTGGGCGTGACGCTGTTCGAGCGCCAGCCGCGCGGCGTGACGCTCACGCCGGCCGGCGCCGCGCTGCATGCCGATGCCGTCGACCTGTTCGCGCGGATCGACCAGATGCGCGCACGCATGGCGCGGATGGCGCGCGGCGACGAGGGGTCGCTGGCCATCGGCTTCACCAGTTCGGCCGCCGCGCACAAGCTCACGCCCGAGGTGCTGCGCGCCTGCCGCCGCCAGTTTCCGCGCGTGGCGCTGTCGCTGACCGAATGCAACGCGGCAGAGGCCATCGAGCGGCTGGCCGACGGCACGCTGAACGCGGCGCTGCTGCGCGCGCCCGTGCAGCACCCGGAAGGCGTGCGGTTCGACCTGTTGCTGGAAGAGGAGATGGTGATCGCGCTGCCGCTGGACCACGCGCTGCTGCGCCGCCGCGCCCTGCGGGGCCAGGCGGCCACCGCGCCGGTATCGTTGAAGGAACTGGCGTCCGACCCGTTCATCCTCGTGCGCCGGCCCGGCGCGCCCGGCATGTATGGCGACCTGCTGCGCGAATGCGAGGCGCTGGGCTTCACGCCGCGCATCGGCGCCGAGGTGGAACGCATGCTGACCAACCTGAACCTCGTGGCGGCCGGCGCGGGCGTGAGCGTGGTGCCGGCGTCGATGGCCGGGCTGAACCGCCATGGCGTGGCCTACTGCCGGATGGTCGAGGCCGATCGCCTGCGCGCGCCGCTGACGCTCGGCTACCGCGAGGGCCAGGACGACGCCGCGCTGGCGGCGCTGGTGGCGCTGACGCATCGCATCGCGGCGCGCCATCGCAAGAAGGGGCAGGACGACGCCTAG
- a CDS encoding response regulator gives MNASTVPHPTRRPLVLNVEGREGPRYVKSRILNRAEFSVLEASDGQAALSLVRQHAPDLVLLSGQLSDIDGLDVCRLIKSDPQTARTMVLLTSPGVTDSHRRVQALDSGADSLLVEPVEPEELISNINALLRMRGAEDAYRRTSEALHENEDLFRQLAEALADVVWILDPAAQRFLFVSPAFEALWGRPADIVKQDPTQWLQWVSPEDRPRMEAEWQSMLRDGRLDAGFQLERPNGEIREVHMRAFPVRGADGRCLRVAGICQDVTRHNRAERTLYNEERRKDEFLAMLAHELRNPLAPMRSAVDLLQQFSPSREDMFRARDIIGRQLHHLTRLVDELLDVSRFNQGKITLRRDLVELRGALNTAVETVRPLLESRQHTLRLSLPEQPLPVRGDMVRLTQIFANLLHNAAKYTPEGGQITVEATVSDGKVFVRVRDNGNGLSPALQRQLFDPLAPEVGAADGAAGGEHDDRPPVPQDAFTDPDNFAAREGPGIGLTLVQKLVTLHGGRVSAESPGRNLGSTFTVELPVEPWQNWHPTSGKTRAQSSATHTIMLVDDNVDALEAMTMTLETLGHTVVTAADGQSAIDRAASVRPDVVLLDLGMPTMDGFETARRLREIPELRNARLVALTGFGQPDDRRRTRAAGFDLHLVKPADLNALTRLLDELDA, from the coding sequence ATGAACGCTTCGACCGTGCCCCATCCGACGCGCCGCCCGCTGGTCCTCAACGTCGAGGGCCGCGAGGGGCCGCGCTACGTCAAGAGCCGCATCCTGAACCGTGCCGAGTTTTCCGTCCTGGAAGCCTCCGACGGCCAGGCCGCGCTGTCGCTGGTGCGCCAGCACGCGCCAGACCTCGTGCTGCTGTCGGGCCAGCTGTCCGACATCGACGGGCTCGACGTCTGCCGCCTGATCAAGAGCGATCCGCAGACCGCCCGGACCATGGTGCTGCTGACCTCGCCCGGCGTGACCGATTCGCACCGCCGGGTGCAGGCGCTGGATAGCGGCGCCGACAGCCTGCTGGTGGAGCCGGTGGAGCCCGAGGAGCTGATCTCGAACATCAACGCGCTGCTGCGCATGCGCGGCGCCGAGGATGCCTACCGCCGCACATCCGAGGCGCTGCACGAGAACGAAGACCTGTTCCGCCAGCTGGCCGAGGCGCTGGCCGACGTGGTCTGGATCCTCGATCCGGCCGCCCAGCGCTTCCTGTTCGTCAGCCCGGCCTTCGAGGCGCTGTGGGGCCGGCCGGCCGACATCGTCAAGCAGGACCCGACGCAGTGGCTGCAATGGGTCTCGCCCGAGGATCGCCCGCGCATGGAAGCCGAATGGCAGAGCATGCTGCGCGACGGCCGGCTCGACGCCGGCTTCCAGCTCGAACGCCCCAACGGCGAAATCCGCGAAGTCCACATGCGGGCGTTCCCGGTACGGGGCGCCGACGGCCGCTGCCTGCGCGTGGCCGGCATCTGCCAGGACGTGACGCGCCACAACCGCGCCGAACGCACGCTGTACAACGAGGAACGCCGCAAGGACGAATTCCTGGCGATGCTGGCGCATGAGCTGCGCAACCCGCTGGCGCCGATGCGCAGCGCGGTGGACCTGCTGCAGCAGTTCTCGCCGTCGCGCGAGGACATGTTCCGCGCCCGCGACATCATCGGCCGCCAGCTTCATCACCTGACCCGGCTGGTCGACGAACTGCTGGACGTGTCGCGCTTCAACCAGGGCAAGATCACGCTGCGGCGCGACCTGGTGGAACTGCGCGGCGCGCTGAACACGGCCGTCGAAACGGTGCGGCCGCTGCTGGAATCGCGCCAGCACACGCTGCGGCTGTCGCTGCCGGAGCAGCCGCTGCCGGTGCGCGGCGACATGGTCCGGCTGACCCAGATCTTTGCCAACCTGCTGCACAACGCGGCCAAGTACACGCCCGAAGGCGGCCAGATCACGGTGGAGGCCACCGTATCGGACGGCAAGGTGTTCGTGCGCGTGCGCGACAACGGCAACGGCCTGTCGCCAGCGCTGCAGCGCCAGCTGTTCGATCCGCTGGCGCCCGAGGTGGGCGCGGCCGATGGCGCCGCGGGCGGCGAGCACGACGACCGGCCGCCGGTGCCGCAGGACGCCTTTACCGACCCCGACAACTTTGCGGCACGCGAGGGCCCCGGCATCGGCCTGACGCTGGTGCAGAAGCTGGTGACGCTGCACGGCGGCCGTGTCAGCGCCGAAAGCCCGGGCCGCAACCTGGGCAGCACGTTCACGGTGGAACTGCCCGTGGAGCCGTGGCAGAACTGGCACCCGACCAGCGGCAAGACGCGCGCGCAGTCGTCGGCCACGCACACGATCATGCTGGTCGACGACAACGTCGACGCGCTGGAAGCGATGACGATGACGCTGGAAACGCTGGGCCACACCGTGGTGACCGCGGCCGACGGCCAGAGCGCCATCGACCGCGCCGCCAGCGTGCGGCCGGACGTGGTGCTGCTGGACCTGGGCATGCCGACGATGGACGGCTTCGAGACCGCCCGCCGGCTGCGCGAGATTCCCGAGCTGCGCAACGCGCGGCTGGTGGCGCTGACCGGTTTCGGCCAGCCCGACGACCGGCGCCGCACCCGTGCCGCCGGCTTTGACCTGCACCTGGTCAAGCCGGCGGATCTCAACGCGCTCACGCGGCTGCTGGACGAGCTGGACGCCTGA
- a CDS encoding MFS transporter small subunit, producing the protein MQNQNLNAHPTNKGLLAVFWLYVLIPLVWGVSNTITQALKLFQ; encoded by the coding sequence ATGCAAAACCAGAACCTGAACGCACATCCGACCAACAAGGGCCTGCTGGCCGTCTTCTGGCTCTACGTGCTGATCCCGCTGGTGTGGGGCGTGTCCAACACGATCACCCAGGCGCTCAAGCTGTTCCAGTAA
- a CDS encoding SDR family oxidoreductase, with protein sequence MKTHKKVGSQVIVLTGATSGVGLVTARKAAARGARLVLVARGEDALHKLAEELREHGTEVITVTADVGRHEDVAHVAQSAIERFGGFDTWVNNAGVTIFGRHDDVPLEDHRRLFETNYWGVVHGSLAAVAHLRQEGGAIINMGSESCDCPLPLQSAYAASQHAIKGFTDTLRLELEQEKAPVSVTLIKAAALDTPIVTHAKNFLHVEPRQAPPLYDPAMAADAILFAAEHPRRDMFVGAAAKAFSAAAYHAPHTFDRFMRRFMGRAQQTDTPAGPRDDNALHAAGNSLVERAGDRRALKSCPYTASTRHPILATALVLGASAAMAAMMRHRRS encoded by the coding sequence ATGAAGACGCACAAGAAGGTGGGCTCGCAGGTCATCGTGCTGACCGGGGCCACGAGCGGCGTGGGGCTGGTGACGGCCCGCAAGGCGGCTGCCAGGGGGGCCAGGCTGGTGCTGGTGGCGCGCGGCGAGGATGCGCTGCACAAGCTGGCCGAGGAACTGCGCGAGCACGGCACCGAGGTCATCACCGTGACCGCCGACGTGGGCCGGCACGAGGACGTGGCGCATGTCGCGCAGTCGGCCATCGAGCGCTTTGGCGGCTTCGATACGTGGGTCAACAACGCCGGCGTGACGATCTTCGGCCGCCACGACGACGTGCCGCTGGAGGACCATCGCCGGCTGTTCGAGACGAACTACTGGGGCGTGGTGCATGGATCGCTGGCCGCCGTGGCGCACCTGCGGCAGGAGGGCGGGGCGATCATCAACATGGGCAGCGAGTCGTGCGACTGCCCGCTGCCGCTGCAGAGCGCCTACGCGGCGTCGCAGCACGCGATCAAGGGATTCACCGACACGCTGCGGCTGGAACTGGAGCAGGAAAAGGCGCCGGTCTCGGTCACGCTGATCAAGGCGGCGGCGCTCGATACGCCGATCGTCACCCACGCCAAGAACTTCCTGCACGTGGAGCCCCGGCAGGCGCCGCCGCTCTACGATCCGGCCATGGCGGCCGACGCGATCCTGTTTGCCGCCGAGCATCCGCGCCGCGACATGTTCGTGGGTGCCGCGGCCAAGGCGTTCTCGGCCGCGGCCTACCACGCGCCGCACACGTTCGACCGCTTCATGCGGCGCTTCATGGGCCGCGCGCAGCAGACCGACACGCCGGCCGGCCCGCGCGATGACAACGCGCTGCACGCGGCCGGCAACAGCCTGGTCGAGCGCGCCGGGGATCGTCGGGCGCTGAAGTCGTGCCCGTACACGGCATCCACGCGCCACCCGATCCTGGCGACGGCGCTGGTGCTGGGCGCCTCGGCGGCCATGGCGGCGATGATGCGCCACCGGCGCAGCTAG
- a CDS encoding Ku protein, producing the protein MSRAIWKGAISFGLVNIPIAVKPASRTHSLDLDLLDKRDMAPVGYQRINKHTGKPVERDDIVKGYEYEKDEYVVLSDEDFRQANVEATQTVDIVSFVDAAAIPPYFFDTPYYLEPDKRGERGYALLHETMRKTGRAALALVVLRNRQHLAALMVAGKALVLNTMRFADEVVPVAELSLPGGKKNTASPREVQMATKLVEDMSEDFKPEQYHDTYREDLLARIHDKVKAGKTHLLTPASDEPAARTGKGAKVIDMMALLKQSLGARGKRGGDRVDGSGDDSANDTANDSANESDAAPRKGSRRAAAKASGKASAKTSSKSTAKASKASAKAGATKPASKSASKSATKPATKRASKKTPAAAAQRRKAA; encoded by the coding sequence ATGTCCCGTGCCATCTGGAAGGGCGCCATCAGCTTCGGGCTGGTGAACATCCCCATCGCCGTCAAGCCCGCGTCGCGCACGCATTCGCTAGACCTGGACCTGCTCGACAAGCGCGACATGGCCCCGGTGGGCTACCAGCGCATCAACAAGCACACGGGCAAGCCCGTGGAGCGCGACGACATCGTCAAGGGCTACGAGTACGAGAAGGACGAGTACGTGGTGCTGAGCGACGAGGATTTCCGGCAGGCCAACGTCGAGGCCACGCAGACAGTGGACATCGTCAGCTTTGTCGACGCGGCCGCCATTCCGCCCTATTTCTTCGACACGCCGTACTACCTGGAGCCGGACAAGCGCGGCGAGCGCGGCTACGCGCTGCTGCACGAGACCATGCGCAAGACCGGCCGCGCCGCGCTGGCGCTGGTGGTGCTGCGCAACCGCCAGCACCTGGCCGCGCTGATGGTGGCCGGCAAGGCGCTGGTGCTGAACACGATGCGCTTTGCCGACGAGGTGGTGCCCGTGGCCGAACTGAGCCTGCCCGGCGGCAAGAAGAACACGGCCAGCCCGCGCGAGGTGCAGATGGCGACCAAGCTCGTGGAAGACATGAGCGAGGACTTCAAGCCCGAGCAGTACCATGACACCTACCGCGAAGACCTGCTCGCGCGCATCCACGACAAGGTCAAGGCTGGCAAGACACACCTGCTGACGCCGGCGTCGGACGAGCCGGCCGCCCGCACCGGCAAGGGCGCCAAGGTCATCGACATGATGGCGCTGCTCAAGCAGAGCCTGGGCGCACGCGGGAAGCGTGGCGGCGACAGGGTGGACGGGAGCGGGGACGATAGCGCGAACGATACCGCCAACGATAGCGCCAACGAGAGCGACGCGGCGCCGCGCAAGGGGTCGCGGCGGGCGGCGGCGAAGGCGTCGGGCAAGGCTTCGGCGAAGACTTCGTCGAAATCCACGGCAAAGGCCTCAAAGGCTTCGGCCAAGGCCGGCGCCACAAAGCCGGCCAGCAAGTCGGCAAGCAAGTCGGCAACCAAGCCGGCGACCAAGCGCGCCAGCAAGAAGACCCCGGCCGCGGCCGCCCAGCGCCGCAAGGCCGCCTAG
- a CDS encoding BON domain-containing protein has protein sequence MTHAVKTLRIATMIAALATAGGAYALDNGGFMKVADATGSTVTQANPTNTPSGMPGRSDGDKEKLPAATSGAKVDANVDNAKQAVTDSALTTKVKTKLLATKDLKSTGIHVKTKDRVVNLTGSVPSAEQRQMAVETVRSVEGVSSVDDHLKVSSR, from the coding sequence ATGACCCACGCTGTAAAGACGCTTCGCATTGCCACGATGATTGCCGCGCTTGCCACGGCGGGCGGCGCCTATGCGCTGGACAACGGCGGCTTCATGAAGGTGGCCGATGCCACGGGCAGCACCGTGACGCAGGCGAATCCGACCAATACGCCGTCGGGCATGCCGGGCCGTTCGGACGGCGACAAGGAAAAGCTGCCGGCGGCCACGTCGGGCGCGAAGGTTGACGCGAACGTCGACAACGCCAAGCAGGCGGTGACCGACAGCGCGCTGACCACGAAGGTCAAGACGAAGCTGCTGGCGACGAAGGACCTGAAGTCCACCGGCATCCACGTCAAGACCAAGGATCGCGTGGTGAACCTGACGGGATCGGTGCCGAGCGCCGAACAGCGGCAGATGGCCGTGGAAACGGTGCGGTCGGTGGAGGGCGTGAGCTCGGTCGATGACCACCTGAAGGTGTCGTCGCGCTAA
- a CDS encoding Bug family tripartite tricarboxylate transporter substrate binding protein, with amino-acid sequence MSVPVRRRLTAALLMLPLARPWPSAHAAAPLHLLVGYGAGGGADHVARIVADSLSADGEPVIVDNRPGAAGQIAMHEAARAGNERPTLLLGTVGSVSIGPLLAGTPEAPARPLHPLAIVASTPHVLLIAGDGTRARADDARARLLGLIAEARRRPGEIAYASLGVHSSAHLVGELMCRQAGVSMAHVPYPGSARALVDLQGGHVAVLVSTLQAALPLMRQGRVRALAVTGKSRSPLAPAVPTFAESGIDGMGQDAWYGVLASSGIPEPRRAALSDRLTRVLRDPSLRQRLAQDGAEPLSLTGPQAVDYLDRQREVWRQAIAAVSGRLG; translated from the coding sequence ATGTCTGTTCCCGTCCGCCGGCGCCTCACGGCCGCATTGCTGATGCTGCCGCTGGCGCGCCCCTGGCCATCCGCCCACGCCGCCGCGCCGCTGCACCTGCTGGTGGGCTATGGCGCGGGCGGCGGCGCGGACCACGTGGCGCGCATCGTGGCCGACAGCCTGTCCGCCGATGGCGAGCCGGTGATCGTCGACAATCGCCCCGGTGCGGCCGGGCAGATCGCCATGCACGAGGCGGCGCGCGCGGGCAATGAACGGCCCACGCTGCTGCTGGGCACGGTGGGCTCGGTCAGCATCGGTCCACTGCTGGCCGGCACGCCCGAAGCGCCGGCGCGTCCGCTGCATCCGCTGGCTATCGTCGCCAGTACCCCCCATGTCCTGCTGATCGCCGGCGACGGCACGCGCGCCCGCGCCGACGATGCCCGCGCTAGGCTGCTTGGCCTGATTGCCGAGGCACGCCGGCGGCCGGGCGAGATCGCGTACGCGTCGCTGGGGGTCCATTCCAGCGCCCACCTGGTGGGCGAACTGATGTGCCGGCAGGCGGGCGTCTCGATGGCGCACGTGCCGTACCCAGGCAGCGCACGTGCGCTGGTGGACCTGCAAGGCGGCCATGTGGCGGTGCTGGTCAGCACGCTGCAGGCCGCGCTGCCGCTGATGCGGCAGGGCCGGGTGCGCGCGCTGGCGGTCACCGGCAAGTCGCGCAGCCCGCTGGCACCGGCCGTGCCGACCTTCGCCGAATCGGGCATCGACGGCATGGGGCAGGACGCGTGGTACGGCGTGCTGGCATCGTCCGGCATCCCCGAACCGCGCCGCGCCGCGCTGTCCGACAGGCTGACCCGCGTGCTGCGCGACCCGTCATTGCGCCAGCGCCTGGCCCAGGACGGCGCCGAACCGCTGAGCCTGACCGGCCCGCAGGCCGTGGACTACCTGGACCGGCAACGCGAGGTATGGCGCCAGGCGATCGCGGCGGTGTCGGGGCGGTTGGGGTGA